A genome region from Camelina sativa cultivar DH55 chromosome 10, Cs, whole genome shotgun sequence includes the following:
- the LOC104718053 gene encoding auxin-responsive protein SAUR36-like, with amino-acid sequence MKRLRGFKIGHRFVKIFKWIIRSRRNKTGKRQCLTGILNPVTKIYSLARRCLRRGANRLCGGGMKPGRTRLGDEQKTPAVPKGHLVVHVGESGDDTRRVVVPVIYFNHPLFGELLEQAELVYGFDQPGRIMIPCRVSDFEKVQMRIAAWDHSRRKRSFKIL; translated from the coding sequence atGAAGAGGCTCCGAGGTTTCAAGATCGGACACAGATTCGTCAAGATCTTCAAATGGATAATCCgaagtagaagaaacaaaaccggGAAACGCCAATGCCTAACCGGAATTCTCAACCCGGTTACAAAAATTTACTCTTTAGCACGGCGGTGTCTCCGTCGTGGAGCTAATAGACTGTGCGGAGGAGGAATGAAACCGGGTCGGACTCGGTTAGGTGACGAGCAGAAGACGCCGGCAGTTCCTAAAGGACATTTAGTGGTTCACGTTGGGGAATCCGGCGACGATACGCGGCGTGTGGTGGTTCCGGTTATTTACTTTAACCATCCTCTGTTCGGAGAGTTGCTGGAGCAGGCGGAGCTTGTATACGGGTTTGATCAACCGGGTCGGATTATGATACCTTGTCGTGTATCGGATTTTGAAAAGGTTCAGATGAGGATCGCCGCATGGGATCACTCCCGACGGAAGAGAAGTTTTAAGATTCTCTAA